TGATTATGGATGAACCAAGCGCAGGTCTGGACCCCGTGGCTAGAAATGAATTGCTGGAAATATTAACCTATATCATGCAGGATGAGAATAAAGGTGTTTTCTTATCTACTCATATAACCTCGGATCTGGATAAAATAGCTGATTATATCACGTTTATCAATAACGGGCAAATCATTTTCAGCACCGCCAAAGATGAACTGCTGGACGGGCACGGCTTGGTCAGAGGCGCCAGGGAGTTGCTGGATAACGATATCAGGAAAGAATTTATCGGCATTAAAGAAAACCAGTTTGGCTTTGAAGGATTGGTAGAGGATCGGCGGCGGGCTCAATTACTTTTTAACAAACAGGTGCTTATTGAAAAACCGGCTTTGGAAGATATAATGCTCCATTACACAAAGGGGGCTGCAAAATGTATAATTTAATATTAAAAGACATCTTAATTCAAAAGAAGATCCTCCTTTTGGGCTTCGCCTATATCGTTTTTTTTGCCGTTGCCATGCAAGGGGTCGGAATGGTAATTTACCCAACGGCCCTGACCGCTATTACTTATATGCTGCTGCTAACCTCCTGCGCGTACGATGAAAAAAACAAAGCTGACGTAATGCTTAACAGCTTACCTCTAAAAAGAGCCGATATAGTATTGGCTAAATATTTATCTGTTATTGCTTATATTGTGATAGGGACTGTGGCCTACTGGTTGATAGCAACAGTGATAGCATTGACAGGTCTGCCTGTAAAAGTTCATCCGATTTCTCTGGAAGGTTTAGCCGGCGGCTTGTTGTCCATAGCTTTATTAAACGGTGTTTTTTTACCCCTTTATTTTAAATTCGGCTACATTAAAATCAAGTTCTTAAATCTTATTTTATTCTTCTTATTATTTTTTGGACTGACAGGTGCGGTGAATTTTCTTTATGTGAATGGGGATGTTGGTTGGGTACGAAGTATCACGGGTCTTTTAAATTCTCTAACTGATATACAGATATTCACTGCAATTATGGTTGTGATATTAATTACACAGCTATTATCCTTTCTCCTATCTTTGAAGGTCTATCAAAGCAGGGACCTTTAGCATCAACATAATACCGGAACCTTATAGGGCCATTTTCTTATGCTGATTAGAGTAGGAAATTGAATTTGAAATTTATTTATAATACCTATTGATAAATATAAGCTATTTATTTATAATAAATATCATAATACTTTCCAAGGGGGTTTTGATGTGTTGGTAACTAAACAAGCACCGGCTTTCAAGGCTAAGGCATTTTACCAGGGTCAAGTAAGACAGGTAGCATTGGAAGATTACAAGGGAAAATGGGTAGTGCTTTGCTTCTACCCCGGGGATTTCACCTTCGTTTGACCTACTGAGATTTCGCACATAGCCGTTGGCTATGATAAACTCAAGTCTCTGAATGTAGAGGTTTTGTCCTGCAGCACGGACAGCGTGTTCTCCCATAAAGTTTGGAATGAAACTGAACTTTCTAAAATGGTGGGGGGCGATATCCCTTTCCCCATGTTGTCAGACCAAACGGGAGCGATTGGCAAATTGTATGGCGTTTATGATGAAGACGCAGGGGTAAATATCCGCGGCCGGTTTTTAATTGATCCGGAAGGCGTTATCCAGGCGGCGGAGATATTAAGCCCGCCCGTGGGCAGGAACCCGCAAGAGCTTATTCGTCAAGTCAAGGCTTATCAACATCATCAGAAAACCGGCGAGGTAATGCCTTCCGGGTGGGTTGAAGGCAGCCCAACCTTAAAGCCGTCAACTGACCGGGCGGGAAAAGTTTGGGAAGTATGGCAGCCCCCTAAAGAGTGACTGCCGGCGGATGTATCGGTAAACATGAATTTCCGGGGTATGTAAGGTTAATGCGCACGGGTTGTAGCCCGTGCTGCTTCTTTTTATGGTCAAGCGGTTATGATAGCTTAGACCAGGTCATGTTGAGAACGATATTATATAATTCCAGCGGGTTACGGATGAGCGCGTCGGGGTGGCAGCCGGCCAGCAGTTCTTCCGCATCATAGCCCCATGTTACGGCGATAATGCGCACCTTGTTTTTTTGACAGGCGCTAATGTCCCGGCATTCATCTCCCACATAAATTATATCTTTATTGTTTAATCGGTGTTTAGTTAAAAAACTTTTGATGGCTTTGTCTTTGCCAAACAGGCCGCCTGATGAAATGATATAGTCAAAAAAATTGATGTTGTTATGCGCTAAAAAAGCGTTGATATTTTCCGTCGAATTGGATGAAAGAATGCTGAGTGTCATTCCCCCGGCCTTGAGCTTGCCTAAAACTTCCTTGATGCCGTCGATGGCTTGCAAAGAAGCGGTGGCGCGCCTGTATTTTTTAGTTAAATCCATCTTTAGTATGGGCAGCTTGTAAAAAGGGAGATTAATGGCTTGACACCTTTGAGGGATGGATAGCGAACGCAGGTGTTCATACTCGCTTTCTTTGATTTTTCTAAGCTTATATTTAGGGGCCAGCTCGTTTAGCAATTCCACGGCCAGGTAGCGTGACTCCACAATGGTGCCATCAAAATCGAAAATAACATGTTTAGTCATTTCATCACCCCTCAACTGGAAGTTCGAACTTATTTTGGCTGTTAAGCTGTATTAAATAATGGCTGTTGGCAATATGACACGGCGGACCGCTTTGGGCGTAACTTCTTGATTAGCCCAAGAGCGGTTTTGTTTTTTGGTTAGTGTTAGTTTATTTTATCATATTGCTTAACCTTAGTATTTAAATAAGCGGTAATACCGGGAAGTCAATTTTAACGTTACCTTAAGATTAAGGTTTCCGGCCGTTCACGGGATTGCAGATATTAACCCTGTTATTATCCCTGTCACAAAGACACAGATGACAAGACGGCTCACGCCATAGTGAGTGTTCGGTAACAGCTGCTTGCAGGAGTAGATATTGCACCTGGCGAACTTCGAAGATAGATGAATTCAGAGTGGTCTATAAGTCTATTTGATATGTATGAAAGGACGGCCGAAGATATGGGGCACATGGCGGGCAAAGATGTATACCGCAAGCTGGGTGAAAAAATCGATAATCTTACCGTAAAGTCTCCGTGGAACGAAGCTTTGCACAGGTTGCTCAAGGAACTGTATACTGAGCAAGAAGCGGATTTAGTGGTGCAAATGCCCTACTTGCTATCCACCGTGAATCGAATTGCCCGCATAACCGGAGCCGACCCAAGCACTTTACAGGGCAGACTGGACGGTTTGGCGGAAAAGGGTTTAGTGTTGGATCTCTATCACGACGGTCGATATTATTACATGCCTTCACCTATTATGGTAGGCATATTCGAATTTACTATGATGCGCAGTCGCGGTAATTTTGACCCCGGAGTTGCCGCGGGGCTCTTTCATGCTTACCTGACGGGCGGCGGCGACTTTTACCGGGCCAACGCCGGCGGCGGGCGGCAAATAGCCCTGGCCAGGGTTGTGCCTCACATGGATGCGGTGACCCCGGAAGATGTGGTGGAGATTTTGCCTTACGAAAAAGTCGAAGCCATTGTGGACAGTCACGACCGGTATGCCATTGGCACCTGTGCCTGCCGGCATGAGAAGCTGCACAGCGGTCATAAGAAATGCGCCGTCCCTCTGGATACCTGCACCTCCTTCGGCTACGCCGCCGATTACTTGATCAGACATCATCTGGCTGCCGAGGTCAGCCGCGGCCGGGTGATGGACAACCTGGCCCGCTGTAAGGAGCTGGGGCTGGTTTTTAGTGCCGATAACGTGCAGCGTAATATTACGTTTATTTGCTGCTGCTGTGCCTGCTGCTGTAACCTGCTCCAGGGTATTAATAAATTTGGTTATACCGGTTTTATTAAAACTTCCGGTTTTATTGCCGTGGCAGACGCTGAAAAATGTACGGGCTGCGGTAAGTGTATCGCAGTCTGCCCGGTAAATTGTATCCATTTAGCGCCTGTACAGGGTGGTGAACCAACCGGCTGTTCCGCAGTCGGACCGGTGTCTGAGCAAGGTGACGGGGTGACTGTTTTACCGGCATCCGGGCCAGTGCTTGTACAAGATAAGGAAGCGGCGGTTGGATGCCTGGCTGGTCCGGTGCATGAGTCCAATAGCCAACCGACCAGCTTGCCGGTATTCGAACCGATGTCTGAGCTTGCTTCAGACGGTGCAAAAAAGGGAAAAAGGCTTGCACTGGTGGATGAAAGCATCTGTTTGGGCTGTGGGGTATGCGCCGATCAATGTGTTCGTGGGGCACTGCGGCTTAAAAAACGCCGGCAAAGAGTGCTGCCTCCGGAAAACACTTTTGAACGTAACATACTGGCCTGCCTGGAGAGGGGAACTCTGCCGAACTACATATTTGATGACCCTGGCGCTGTCACTCACCGGGTGATGCGGGGTATCCTGGGAGGAATTCTAAAACTGTCCCCGGTTAAAAGGGCATTGGTCGGGGATTTGTTTCGCTCTACTTTTCTTAACATTCTTACTGCCGGGGTCAAACTGTCCGGCAAGGGCTGGATAACTAAGCTGTAAGAGGTTGTTATGGATGTTTTTTTTTACGTCGCAACAATAAAGTCATGTAGTATAATAAAATATCGGAATTATTGAAAAAGTTATGTTTTTATGTTATTGTTTAAATAATTAGAAAGTTGCGGGAATTGCGTCTGATATATTGAATGATTAATCATTCAATTGCAAAGGGGGTTTATCAAAAGTATGATTAAGGAAGAGTTGTTTTGGTGTAAGCACTATCCCGAGGGGGTGCCTGAACGAATAGACATACCGGATGTGCCGCTTTATCATTTTTTGGAACAGGCCGCCCAAAAATATCCGACTAACTTAGCTGCTGTTTTTATGGGACACAGGCTGACATTCAGCCGGCTTAAAGAACAGGTAGATCGTTTTGCCACAGCCTTGCACGCACTGGGCGTAAAAAAAGGGGATCGGGTGGCCGTGATGTTGCCGAACTGTCCCCAGACGGTGATTGCTTACTATGCTGTCATCAGCATAGGGGCTGTGGCCGTAATGACCAATCCTCTTTATATGGAAAGAGAATTATCTCACCAGCTTAGGGATGCGCAAGTTCAAACATTAATTTACTTGGATGCCCTTGGCCCAAAAGTGCTCAGTGTGCTGTCTCAGACTCCGGTTAAAAATTTAATTGTCACCGGGGTGCAGGATTACCTGCCTCTGCCGCTTAACCTGTTATATCCCATTAAGGCTAAAAAACAGGGCCAGGTGCTTGATGTGCCCGCTGATCGGGGTATTCTCCGGTTTAAGGAGCTTTTGCAAAAATATTCCCCCCAACCGCCGAAGGTTACCATAGATACCTCCAAAGATTTGGCCCTGCTGCAGTACACAGGCGGTACCACCGGTTTATCCAAGGGAGCCATGTTGACCCATAAAAACCTGGTGGCTAATGTCATGCAAGTGCGCTCATGGCTGCCCGACTGCCGGGAGGCGGGGGAAAGAACGCTGGGGGTCCTGCCTTTCTTTCATGTGTTTGGTATGACTGTGGTAATGAACTTTTCCATATACTGTTGTTCGACAATGATATTGCTGCCCCGCTTCGAGATAGATACAGTATTAAAGCAGATTAATAAATACCGCCCCACCTTGTTCCCGGGAGCCCCCACCATGTATGTGGCGGTTATTTCCCATTCCGAGCTGGCTAAATATGATATTTCCTCTATCAAGGCTTGTATTAGCGGGGCGGCTCCCCTGCCGGTGGAGGTACAGGAAAAGTTTGAAAGTCTGACCGGCGGCAAGCTGGTGGAAGGCTATGGGCTGACGGAATCGTCTCCGGTTACGCACTGTAATCCCATTTATGGGACCCGGGTATCAGGCTCTATCGGGCAGCCCTTGCCCAATACCGAGGTGAAAATTATGGATATCGAATTAGGCACCCGGGAAGTGCCCCCGGGTGAGGTCGGGGAACTTTGCGTCAGGGGTCCTCAGGTGATGCAAGGCTACTGGAATATGCCCGATGAAACGGCTAATACCATTCGGGACGGCTGGCTGTATACCGGGGATATAGCCCGGATGGATGAACGTGGATTTACTTACGTGGTGGACCGGAAAAAAGATATGGTAATTGCCGGCGGATATAATATTTACCCCCGGGAAGTTGAAGAAGTGTTATATGAGCATGCCAAGGTGCGGGAAGCGGTGGTGGCCGGTGTACCCGACCCCTACCGGGGTGAAACCTTAAAGGCTTACGTTATCCTCAAAGAAGGTAAGCAGGCCACTGAAAAGGAGATCATCGAGTTCTGTACTAAACAATTGGCTAAATACAAAGTGCCCAAGAAGGTGGAGTTCAGGGATGAGCTGCCTAAAACAATGGTGGGTAAAATCTTGCGCCGTATCCTGGTAGAGGAGGAGAAGGCCAAGCTGGAGAATAATAAGTAACAGTTAGCACTATAGCACAAATTATTTTTTAAGCAAAGCTTTCGCTATTTGGCTAGGTGCCAGGTGTTAGAAGCTGAAAATCTAAGATTTTCAGCTTCTAACACCTGGCACCTAGCCCCCATAATTTAGGCGTGGGGTAGAATCCCCATCTGAAGCCCCGATGTTCAGCTTTAGCTGAAACGAGTTCACTATTTTAAAGGCGGAGGAGTTAACCATCCTTTTAATTTGCCAAATTTGCACATGTCATCATATATTTCAATCTCTTTGCTGAGATTTTTTATTGCTATACCGCGTATGGCATCATTAGTTGTAAATGTGCGAACGGAATGGGTCAATGTAGTCATTAGATTTTCAACACCTGCCATAATGTCTCTAAACAGGTATCTGTCATTCATTAATTCGGAGTTAACCTGTATAGAAGTGCTTTTGGGAGGACGGCAGGGCAGAGGCAGCTTATACATGTCCATTAGATGTTCCAGCTCATTAGCCTGCTGTTCTAAAGTATCTCCCAACTTCTTGGCAACCAAATATTTAAAATCGGGATCATGAATTAAATTTTGATATAGTTGTGTTTTTTCTATATTGTCATATCTGGTAACAAGGTCATTCCATAATATAAATGCCTCACCGGCGTTCAAAATAGGAGTCTCTGCTTTATCCGCCCTTCCAATATGAAAGTTGAATAGCTGAACCATCTTTCACCATCCTCCCTCTAAAAGCTTTTTTTTATCTATAATAATTTACCCATAGTATTCCTTAAAAAACTAGGCAAACTAAGGAAAAAAGCAGACATGAGCCGGGGTATGAGCAAGACTTTATATTTTTTAATTATAAACACTTATACCTTAAACTTTCTAACCGGAACTCCGGCAGGATAATCGGCCTTGGTAATGAATTAGTTAGTGTAACTATAGTAGTAAAGAGAAAGGGAAGGGAGTATCATGCCGGCGCAAATTGTACTGGCTGCCATAAATCGGGAGCAGCTGGCTGTTGTCGGCCGTATTGCGGCTGCGCAGGGGGTGGTTGTTTTCGGCACTATGGATGGCGTGTTGTTGGAAAAAATAAATATTGGCGGCGCGAGCGAAGATGTACCTGTATATTTTTACGAGCCGGGCTGA
This genomic interval from Desulfoscipio sp. XC116 contains the following:
- a CDS encoding long-chain fatty acid--CoA ligase → MIKEELFWCKHYPEGVPERIDIPDVPLYHFLEQAAQKYPTNLAAVFMGHRLTFSRLKEQVDRFATALHALGVKKGDRVAVMLPNCPQTVIAYYAVISIGAVAVMTNPLYMERELSHQLRDAQVQTLIYLDALGPKVLSVLSQTPVKNLIVTGVQDYLPLPLNLLYPIKAKKQGQVLDVPADRGILRFKELLQKYSPQPPKVTIDTSKDLALLQYTGGTTGLSKGAMLTHKNLVANVMQVRSWLPDCREAGERTLGVLPFFHVFGMTVVMNFSIYCCSTMILLPRFEIDTVLKQINKYRPTLFPGAPTMYVAVISHSELAKYDISSIKACISGAAPLPVEVQEKFESLTGGKLVEGYGLTESSPVTHCNPIYGTRVSGSIGQPLPNTEVKIMDIELGTREVPPGEVGELCVRGPQVMQGYWNMPDETANTIRDGWLYTGDIARMDERGFTYVVDRKKDMVIAGGYNIYPREVEEVLYEHAKVREAVVAGVPDPYRGETLKAYVILKEGKQATEKEIIEFCTKQLAKYKVPKKVEFRDELPKTMVGKILRRILVEEEKAKLENNK
- a CDS encoding DUF3231 family protein — its product is MVQLFNFHIGRADKAETPILNAGEAFILWNDLVTRYDNIEKTQLYQNLIHDPDFKYLVAKKLGDTLEQQANELEHLMDMYKLPLPCRPPKSTSIQVNSELMNDRYLFRDIMAGVENLMTTLTHSVRTFTTNDAIRGIAIKNLSKEIEIYDDMCKFGKLKGWLTPPPLK
- a CDS encoding ABC-2 transporter permease, with product MYNLILKDILIQKKILLLGFAYIVFFAVAMQGVGMVIYPTALTAITYMLLLTSCAYDEKNKADVMLNSLPLKRADIVLAKYLSVIAYIVIGTVAYWLIATVIALTGLPVKVHPISLEGLAGGLLSIALLNGVFLPLYFKFGYIKIKFLNLILFFLLFFGLTGAVNFLYVNGDVGWVRSITGLLNSLTDIQIFTAIMVVILITQLLSFLLSLKVYQSRDL
- a CDS encoding HAD-IA family hydrolase; amino-acid sequence: MTKHVIFDFDGTIVESRYLAVELLNELAPKYKLRKIKESEYEHLRSLSIPQRCQAINLPFYKLPILKMDLTKKYRRATASLQAIDGIKEVLGKLKAGGMTLSILSSNSTENINAFLAHNNINFFDYIISSGGLFGKDKAIKSFLTKHRLNNKDIIYVGDECRDISACQKNKVRIIAVTWGYDAEELLAGCHPDALIRNPLELYNIVLNMTWSKLS
- the prxU gene encoding thioredoxin-dependent peroxiredoxin (Most members of this family contain a selenocysteine.), whose amino-acid sequence is MLVTKQAPAFKAKAFYQGQVRQVALEDYKGKWVVLCFYPGDFTFVUPTEISHIAVGYDKLKSLNVEVLSCSTDSVFSHKVWNETELSKMVGGDIPFPMLSDQTGAIGKLYGVYDEDAGVNIRGRFLIDPEGVIQAAEILSPPVGRNPQELIRQVKAYQHHQKTGEVMPSGWVEGSPTLKPSTDRAGKVWEVWQPPKE
- a CDS encoding 4Fe-4S binding protein, encoding MYERTAEDMGHMAGKDVYRKLGEKIDNLTVKSPWNEALHRLLKELYTEQEADLVVQMPYLLSTVNRIARITGADPSTLQGRLDGLAEKGLVLDLYHDGRYYYMPSPIMVGIFEFTMMRSRGNFDPGVAAGLFHAYLTGGGDFYRANAGGGRQIALARVVPHMDAVTPEDVVEILPYEKVEAIVDSHDRYAIGTCACRHEKLHSGHKKCAVPLDTCTSFGYAADYLIRHHLAAEVSRGRVMDNLARCKELGLVFSADNVQRNITFICCCCACCCNLLQGINKFGYTGFIKTSGFIAVADAEKCTGCGKCIAVCPVNCIHLAPVQGGEPTGCSAVGPVSEQGDGVTVLPASGPVLVQDKEAAVGCLAGPVHESNSQPTSLPVFEPMSELASDGAKKGKRLALVDESICLGCGVCADQCVRGALRLKKRRQRVLPPENTFERNILACLERGTLPNYIFDDPGAVTHRVMRGILGGILKLSPVKRALVGDLFRSTFLNILTAGVKLSGKGWITKL